A window of the Agrococcus jejuensis genome harbors these coding sequences:
- a CDS encoding UBP-type zinc finger domain-containing protein, whose product MDLLPGDVDATVPPSGTDCAECDEAGGWWVHLRRCAACGHVGCCDSSPGQHATAHWNVTGHRVMQSFEPGEDWGWSFDAEESVDGLELAPPTARPESQPAPGPAGRVPDDWRRRIHR is encoded by the coding sequence ATGGACCTGCTCCCGGGAGACGTGGATGCGACGGTGCCGCCGAGCGGCACGGACTGCGCCGAGTGCGACGAGGCGGGCGGCTGGTGGGTGCACCTGCGCCGCTGCGCCGCCTGCGGGCACGTCGGCTGCTGCGACTCGTCGCCCGGCCAGCACGCGACGGCCCACTGGAACGTCACGGGCCACCGCGTCATGCAGTCGTTCGAGCCCGGCGAGGACTGGGGTTGGAGCTTCGACGCGGAGGAGTCGGTCGACGGCCTCGAGCTCGCCCCGCCCACCGCACGCCCCGAGTCGCAGCCCGCACCCGGTCCCGCCGGCCGCGTGCCCGACGACTGGCGCCGACGGATCCACCGCTGA
- a CDS encoding SRPBCC family protein: MERSIVVAAPIDVAFDRVLGDGLTGFFDRGHRMLPAIVGALDLVGSGRWGTTVGRSRRIALADETSMVETLREVDAPRRAAYTMSDLTGPFALLFRGVLGEWTFAPATGGTLVTWRWRLQPRNPIGTLVTPLIASMWQGYAAKALERIQQTLGAPDPTTDAVH; encoded by the coding sequence ATGGAGCGCTCCATCGTGGTCGCCGCACCGATCGACGTCGCGTTCGACCGGGTGCTCGGCGACGGGCTCACGGGCTTCTTCGACCGCGGCCACCGCATGCTGCCCGCGATCGTCGGCGCGCTCGACCTCGTCGGCTCGGGTCGCTGGGGCACGACGGTGGGGCGGTCGCGCCGCATCGCGCTCGCCGACGAGACGTCCATGGTCGAGACGCTGCGCGAGGTGGATGCGCCGCGTCGCGCCGCGTACACGATGAGCGACCTCACGGGGCCGTTCGCACTGCTGTTCCGCGGCGTGCTCGGTGAGTGGACGTTCGCGCCCGCGACCGGCGGCACGCTCGTGACGTGGCGGTGGCGGCTGCAGCCGCGCAACCCGATCGGCACGCTCGTGACGCCGCTCATCGCGTCGATGTGGCAGGGCTACGCGGCGAAGGCCCTCGAGCGCATCCAGCAGACCCTCGGCGCGCCCGACCCGACGACCGACGCCGTGCACTGA